In one Dama dama isolate Ldn47 chromosome 5, ASM3311817v1, whole genome shotgun sequence genomic region, the following are encoded:
- the LOC133055589 gene encoding macrophage migration inhibitory factor-like → MGYKRFSQGPEGGRLRDGAPGRERRGRGSRLTAAPRPQYIAVHVAPDQLVTFGGSSEPCALCSLHSIGKIGGAQNRSYSKLLCGLLTERLRISPDRVYINFCDMNAANVGWNGSTFA, encoded by the coding sequence atggggtataaaagattttcacagggCCCGGAAGGCGGGCGGCTCCGGGATGGGGCTCCAGGCCGGGAGCGGCGGGGGCGCGGGAGCCGGCTGACCGCCGCCCCTCGCCCGCAGTACATCGCGGTGCACGTGGCCCCAGACCAGCTCGTGACCTTCGGGGGCTCCAGCGAGCCCTGCGCGCTCTGCAGCCTGCACAGCATCGGCAAGATCGGCGGCGCGCAGAACCGCTCCTACAGCAAGCTGCTGTGCGGCCTGCTGACCGAGCGCCTGCGCATTAGCCCGGACAGGGTCTACATCAACTTCTGCGACATGAACGCGGCCAACGTGGGCTGGAACGGCTCCACCTTCGCCTGA